In Brassica rapa cultivar Chiifu-401-42 chromosome A06, CAAS_Brap_v3.01, whole genome shotgun sequence, a single window of DNA contains:
- the LOC103872838 gene encoding uncharacterized protein LOC103872838: protein MITRSNLAEQLREYQIRSKHDWASVSFFSSTSSFSSSRVDVVVFVIWELVILAFLVFSAVSLYFKRLQLAFILVCVTLLLLVCMKVTKQVRSARKKKRRMLLPLSM, encoded by the exons ATGATAACAAGATCGAATCTAGCGGAGCAGCTGAGGGAATACCAGATTCGATCGAAGCACGATTGGGCGTCGGTCTCCTTCTTCTCCTCAACCTCGAGCTTTTCTTCGTCTAG GGTGGATGTTGTAGTCTTTGTCATCTGGGAGCTAGTCATCTTAGCCTTCTTAGTATTCTCAGCCGTTTCCTTGTACTTCAAACGATTGCAACTCGCCTTCATCTTGGTATGTGTCACTTTGCTACTACTTGTTTGCATGAAGGTCACCAAGCAGGTGAGATCGGCCAGGAAGAAGAAGCGAAGGATGCTTCTTCCACTTTCTATGTAA
- the LOC103872840 gene encoding auxin-responsive protein SAUR62, with translation MLVTDQRAERSESKHMKKGSCKSHRLTNMMEKWRKCKKGHFSVYTREGKRFVLPLDYLKHPIVQVLLEMAEEEFGSTICGPLKVPCDGALMDHILMLLRMKSLSSHGGDDDDVKKKNHDVSCKEASSVSYFFPLFRCNAAHDQTKLQSLVF, from the coding sequence ATGTTGGTAACAGATCAAAGAGCAGAGAGATCAGAGTCGAAACATATGAAGAAAGGATCTTGCAAGAGTCATAGACTCACCAATATGATGGAGAAGTGGAGGAAGTGTAAGAAAGGACACTTCTCTGTGTACACCAGAGAAGGCAAAAGGTTTGTTTTGCCGTTGGATTATCTGAAACATCCAATCGTTCAGGTCTTACTGGAGATGGCGGAGGAAGAGTTCGGTTCCACAATTTGTGGCCCTTTAAAGGTTCCTTGCGATGGAGCTTTGATGGATCACATCCTCATGTTGCTCAGAATGAAGAGTTTGTCTAGCCatggtggtgatgatgatgatgtgaagaagaagaaccatgATGTGTCATGCAAAGAAGCTTCATCGGTTTCATATTTCTTCCCTCTCTTTCGCTGCAACGCAGCCCATGATCAGACCAAGCTTCAGTCTCTAGTTTTTTAA